Genomic segment of Dromiciops gliroides isolate mDroGli1 chromosome 3, mDroGli1.pri, whole genome shotgun sequence:
GAAAGGATGGGGCTGGCGTCTGTGGGCTTCCAGCATGGCACCCAATGGGAAGTCTGAGCAGACATCGGCATTAAGCACGAAGAAGGCCTCAGGACTCCCTGCCAGGATCTGGTCTCGGAAATGATACAGACCACCTCCTGTCCCCAGCGGGGCAAATTCTTGCAGGTACCTGAAGCCAAAAGACCAGACCCACGCAGATGAGATCTAGCGAGGAGCACCTACTCCCTTGGGCCTAAGTCTCTGATCCATCTCTGGGACATCTCCACTCAAGCCATGCCCCCCTCCccatgcccctccccaccccctccagttCAGACCCTGGAAATTCAATGGAATGACAGCTTCTCACAGAACTTCCTTTCCTTAGGATGATAAACTTACAGATATCTAAGTGGACCCACCCTGGAGGTCACTGAGGCAGaatcacccctccccaccccacccccacacctgaTAGGAAGGTGGAACTCCTGTTGAGCAGCCTCCAAGAATCGAGTCAGTGCTTCATCTGGTTGGTAGAAACCAATAAGGAGAATCTCCTGCATTCCATGAACCTTTGAAGGCATTGAGGTTAGGAAGAGAAATATTCAGGGTTATAGGGGAagacagaggagggggagggtaaTGACAGTactgagaagaaaggaaacaagcatttattaaatgcctactgtatgccaggcagtATGCTCAAGACATATTCTCATCGGATCTTCTCAACCCTGCAACGCAggggctgttattatctccattttacagttcagaaaactgaggcaaacagaggtgaaatgagttgcccagggtcacacagctagtgtcttgaaGGctgatttgaacctgggtctctgactccagattctgCACCAAGAGATGGGCAAGGGTCTTGGACTCTTAGAGAAAGGTGAGGGGAAGGGTCCGCTCAAGCATATGGGGAGCTCCTGGAAAGAGCATCCCTTGGGGTAGGAGGGTCTACACTGCTTTGGGGGAGTTACCTGGGCACAGGCCTCTATGTGATGCTGGATCATGGGGACTCCCGCCACGGGAAAGAGTGGTTTGGGCACTTCAAAAGACAAAGGTCGGAATCTCGTCCCTGGGGTTAGGGTAAGGGGCCTTCGTTAGGGTCCTCCCTCTCTGAACCTCCACCCCACCAGGACACCCAGCCACTCTCACTCCCAGGCCCCCAACCCCCCAGGTCAGGCCCCTCTGGATATAAAGATGGCGGACAGACTGTAAGCCCGGGTACCTCACCCTTCTGGGGACCTCCAATCAGGATGACTGCCTTGAGCATGGTGAAGGTGACCACCTATTCCCTGAAAACCCCAGACATACCCTGTTCATACTCCAAAGGTTCCCAGATCCTGAACCCCAAATCCTCAGAGGGACTCCAAAATTGACCCCCCCAGCCAACCTCAGACCCACAGATTCCCTTCAGACACCCCCTTCATTACCCTGAGCCCTGACCCAGACCCATTCAGAGCCTCCAAGCCCAAACCTAGGCCACTAAACCCAGACACTGCTCCCACTAGACCGAATGTCACAGACCACCCCCAATTTCTTTCCACGCCCAGACCCTAAATCCATGAACCCCCCAAAAGACCCCGTCAAGTATGAGACTCTGAACCCTAATGAACCGGATCTCTACAGAACCTGAGACCCAACACTGACCCTTCCATGAGTCCTGAACCCTTCAGTCTGACCCGCCCCCCTCGCCCTTCACCCTCTATCTCTATGGTGCAGACGCTGAGCCCCCAAGCAGTACAGATGATGAACCCCAACAATGATCTTCAAAttcatccccctccccatctccactgACCCTGGGCCTGACACTGACCCCTCCCCAGACCCTGAACTCCCACTGACCCCTTCCAACTTCCAACCTCTCCCAAAGGAACTGCCCCAGGCGGCTCTTACTCAGGTCCGCAACCCACGGCCCACCTCAGCCTACACCCCGCCCCGATCCAGCGGGAAGGGGGTGGGTGCCTGCGGAGGGGGATCGTGCACGCGCACGCGCACGCGGGCGGGGGAGCTGCTCGACTCGGGAGTCCCTACTGCCCCTCACATCAATTCGTCGCGCCGGGATCCCTCGACAGTTCCAAAATCCTTCCGCACACGTGTCCTCTCGGACTTCGCGATAATTCCTCGAGAGGGCATGCCGGGAGGTGTAGTTTTGaagctttcccttccctcctcataGGGAGTTACTGAAACGAGACCTCTGAGGGGGCGGAGCTTCAAGAGCTAGGGGGCGAGGAAATAAATTAAAGGGTTGGGATAGAGCCGGTGAAGGGCGGGGCTCATGAATAGGgactgaaaaagggaaaaaccattgTAGGATTTGGAGCTGTCAAGGACTTCATACATAATGTAATCATAGATTAACctcttaaataaaaggaaaaaatgagcaaactgaagcccagaaaaagaATGTAATTTTCCCAAAATCACAAAGCTAATCAGGTCTTCTGACACAAAATTCAAGGCTCTTTGGGCCACCCCACGATGCCTCCCTCCCAGGGTACGAGGTGTAGCGGGGATGGGGGCTCAGAGAGTAGGTTCCACGCAAGCAGATAAAGGCTAGAAAAAGCTCACCCAGATCCGGTGGGGTGAGGGGAACGAAGGGTAGCCTGGCAAAGCTAAAGATGTTAATGgaacaggaggaagagagggaggaaggggctggtggaggagaagggggaaggtaggagggggagaaagaggaggaggaggaagcagggaggaggggtggggagaagagggagaagatgagtgggaggaggaggaagaagggaagaaagggaagaggaggagggcaggaggaggggggaagaatgagaagaagaggaagggcagagggaggagaaaaaaggaggggaagaaggaagaggaggaggaagaggctaGGACAGGGCCACCTAGTTCTGAGGCTTTCATTTGGTGATGGAGAGgaatagaactggaagagacattagactCTACTCTATTCCAACatgtcataaaatcatagatttagagctagaagggaccttggaaatcaagtacacccccccccattttgcagGCAAGGAAACGGAGGCACCTACTTGCCcactctccttttatagataataaaCACTTCCTGATTGAAGATGAAAAAACTTTGATTCAGAGAGAAttggctagtatttatatagttgtATGGTTTGCATATGTTATTTTACacatgctatttcatttgatcttcctaactctaggaagtaagtgctattattattccctctttacagatggagaaaccgaggcttagagaggttaggcgacttgcctaggatcacactgcAGGATACAAACCAAGCCCCCACCACTCTATCCTCTGCAACACTAGTTGGTTCACTAAGTGACTTTCGCAGCTAACACTGCAATGTGAGAGTTGGGACTCCGCCTGAAACCtctgtccagtgttctttccactacaccatgtagctgcctcttAGCTGAGTTCTAAGATACTTTcgagctctgatattctgtgccCTTCACATGTGTGATATACGGAGGCGGAAGGGCTAGGTCTAGCTTGGGGAATGGGACTCCCCTTTCCCCCTGCCTCCCCATTGGAAGATGACACAGGCAATGTCAGATCGACCATAACTTTTATTATCTGCAGGTCGAGAAGGAAGGGATGTTGGCACCAGGGACACTGATGAAAGGCCCGAAGATATCCCTCAGGCAACATCCACGCGGGCGAAACTCTGGTCCATCCCTAGGCTGTTCTCCACGTAGACCTCGTACTTGCCGCTGTCCTGTGCTGTGGCCCGGCGGATGGTCAGCGTGGTGTTAGTATTGCCGATCTCGTAGTAcaccctggaagagagagagagagagagagagagagagagagagagagagagagagagagagagagagagagagagagagaggctgtcAGTGCTGGCGATCCCCCAGGCCTCCGCGATTTCCAGGGcccatcccccacccctacccGAGGCCCCGCCCAGAGTTCCATCCCCTGCGCAGAGCCCGGTCTCTTGCCTGTCGTCCTCTTCAATGTCCAGCCCGTCCTTGGTCCATCCTACGTTAGGAGCTGGCTCGCCTAGGATTTCTGCGGTCAGCGTCACCGTAGTTCCTTTGCGTGCCTTGGTATTGTCTGGTCCCTTCTTGATCTTGGCTGGGACTGTGGGGTGCGACGGGAGGAAACCGATAAGGAGgcaaaggggaagatgaggaagagttCTTTCCTCCCCGTCTCCTCTCCCGCTACTTGCccatcacaggatttagagctaaaagggatcttagagatagtccaatctcctcattttacactgGACATGAAGAcagaagaactgtgttcaaatcccactcctGTTCTTTGAtagttgcgtgaccctgagcaagtcactcaacctctgagCCTCAAGcggttctcatttgtaaaattagtatGTTAATACATGTACCACCTAATtcactgggttattgtgaagaaagcactctTTCAAaccttagagctagaaaaatatgtGGTATGTATCTACAGATGAAGACGATGTGGTGCGGATACTTAAAACCTATCCTCAGTCCCTATGGGGAACTTCGTGAGGTTAGGCAACCTCTCGTGACCTTGAGGCGAGCTGTTTTAACGACCTTTGTAATACTAACTGCCCCACCCACCTCTCAGGCTGGTGGTCAAGATTGATAGGGTATTCTGGGAAATGGGTCTGTTACGAGAAAGCCCGGAATGCCCAACAAACTCCGAATGTAGGTGGATGTGACTAGGGACCTAGAAGGTCATACCTTCCACGAGTATCCGCGCAGAGTCCGAGCACTCGCCGAAGGGATTGGACACGTTGATGCTGTACTGACCCAGGTCAGCTAGCTCTCCGTCGCGCACTACCAGCGCCACCACGTCGGGGTCCTCGAAGATGTAGCGGTACTTGGGCCCATCTCGGAGCTCCTTGCCATCTTTGCTCCAGCGAATAAAAGGGTCAGGAAAAGCCGAGATCCGACAGGAGAGCTTCGCTGCGCTTCCCTCGATCAGCACGACGTCCTGTAGCGGCTGCAGCACGCGTGGTGGCCCCTTCTCCTTCAACTCTTTCCGGGACCTGTTCAGGTCAATGCCAAACTCGAACCCGTCCCTAATGGCTCAACTCCACCCCAATCCTCTCCCAACAGCAGACGGATCACCAGGTGGGTTCCCCTTCTAGTCTTTCTTCAAACTTTTGACCACATATGATAACTCACAGTCTTCTCTTCACTTGACCTCTGGGTCATAGCCCAGGTCCTCAGTTAGACGCCTCCTGACCCTGCTCAAATGCGCTCTCCTGActgcttcccccacccacccatctctctgtctccgATTCTCTGTCCgtatttgtctctctgtctctgactgtctctgtctccctcactgCCTCCCTTTGTCTCTTGTGTCcgtctgtatctgtctctgtgcctctgtgcatttctctctctctctctctctctctctctctctctctctctctctctctctcacactctctccctctctctctccctctctccccctccctccctccctccctctctctctctctctctccccccccttcttcccccatgTCGCTTTCTCAGAGATGTCCTACTGATCCCGGGAACGACCCCGAGACATTCCAACCCCCTCACCTGTGGCCCCGGTAAGAAGCCTGGATGCGGATGGCAGCGCTCTGCACCTGGGGGTCATTGATGTCCAGGGTGCAGCCTGGAGGTGGGGCCGCCGGCTTCTTGGCCGGAGCTGCTTTGGACATCTGGAAGAGCAGATGGTGACCACGGAATTCAAGGCCTAGACAGAAACTCGTCCCCAGTACCCAACCGTTCCCTCCCAGAGCAGAAGCTGAATGGGACACTTAGAAGGTCCGAACTCACCACGGAGCTGGGGGCAGAGGGACCTACAGAAAGGGCTTGGGTTGAAGGGCTAGGTTAGCCTTCGGCAGGATAGCACAGGACTGGACGGGGAGGGCAGGTGGCCCCGTGCCCCTGGCTTTATATACAGCTCCCCTCCTCGCCTTGTTTGGCGTGGTTGCCCCTGGTCCCCCCGAGACCCCAGTCTTCGCCTACCCAGCCTGAGCTGGATCCTTATTTAGCCCGAGGAAGCCGGGGATGCTGGCTCAGCCGTAGTTGCTAACCCGTGGGGGAAACCCGAGTGGCGCTGGGGCCCCCATAGCGTCAGCAAACCGACAGCTGGACAGCAAGACACCGCCTCACCCcgccccacccctccctccccagcagaACACTTGGGGAGGATAGAAGCAGAAAGTGCAATTCTCTGGGTGAAGTTCAGGTATACCCCACTCGACCAATCACAAGACGTTAACAGGGTCACTGTGACCAATCAGGCAGAACCCTTGGTGCCCAGTCCTGAGCCAGTCTGAACTTTCTGCCCAGGAGTTTCCAgt
This window contains:
- the SPEGNB gene encoding SPEG neighbor protein; the encoded protein is MSKAAPAKKPAAPPPGCTLDINDPQVQSAAIRIQASYRGHRSRKELKEKGPPRVLQPLQDVVLIEGSAAKLSCRISAFPDPFIRWSKDGKELRDGPKYRYIFEDPDVVALVVRDGELADLGQYSINVSNPFGECSDSARILVEVPAKIKKGPDNTKARKGTTVTLTAEILGEPAPNVGWTKDGLDIEEDDRVYYEIGNTNTTLTIRRATAQDSGKYEVYVENSLGMDQSFARVDVA